The following proteins are encoded in a genomic region of Pyrus communis chromosome 11, drPyrComm1.1, whole genome shotgun sequence:
- the LOC137749460 gene encoding putative transcription factor bHLH086, with translation MALAKDIRMSTPHDSCTHDSLQVSDLSNGFVFRATSSYQPDQLINFKSGYYNSGESLLSFDKNKQNSQSIYLNSSASKDNCDSDLHHGSYSQWNQTTGIGDHSLSGNLNWFQTASNYSSSIPSTSKEDHGDHEAYGWIYSEATDNFQQSHEQEAGFHKRPITGESMQPSKKQCTSATKKPKPKSSTSASKDPQSIAAKNRRERISERLKMLQELVPNGCKVDLVTMLEKAISYVKFLQLQVKVLATDEFWPVQGGKAADISQVKEAIDAILSSSQRDTSSSSK, from the exons ATGGCACTAGCCAAGGATATTAGAATGTCTACTCCTCATGACTCATGCACTCATGATTCCCTTCAAGTTTCAGATCTTTCTAATGGATTTGTGTTTAGAGCCACATCTAGTTACCAACCTGATCAGCTTATTAACTTCAAAAGTGGGTACTACAACAGTGGTGAATCTCTGCTTAGTTTTGATAAAAACAAGCAGAATTCTCAAAGCATTTACTTGAACAGTAGTGCCAGCAAAGATAACTGCGACAGTGATTTGCATCATGGTAGTTACAGCCAGTGGAATCAGACGACTGGCATCGGCGATCATAGCCTTTCGGGGAATTTGAATTGGTTTCAGACGGCTAGCAATTACAGCAGCTCCATCCCCAGCACATCAAAGGAAGACCATGGAGATCATGAGGCTTATGGATGGATATACTCTGAAGCAACTGATAATTTCCAGCAATCACACGAGCAAGAAGCGGGCTTTCACAAGCGTCCCATTACG GGAGAGAGCATGCAACCTTCAAAGAAGCAATGCACCAGTGCAACTAAGAAGCCCAAACCCAAGTCATCGACAAGTGCTTCAAAGGACCCCCAAAGTATTGCAGCCAAG AATCGACGAGAGAGGATTAGTGAGCGGCTTAAGATGCTGCAAGAACTGGTTCCCAATGGCTGCAAG GTTGATTTGGTGACCATGTTAGAGAAAGCGATCAGTTATGTTAAATTTCTTCAATTGCAAGTCAAG GTGTTGGCGACCGATGAATTTTGGCCCGTTCAAGGTGGGAAAGCTGCTGATATTTCTCAAGTGAAGGAAGCCATTGATGCCATCCTCTCATCTTCTCAGAGAGACACAAGTTCAAGCTCAAAGTAA
- the LOC137708574 gene encoding U-box domain-containing protein 4-like — protein sequence MDSRSSSDGRSSTPDSLSPTFSSSSAVHRALELIQSDDQDSKLQGAQEIRRLTKTSQRCRRQLSDSVGPLVCMLRLRDSPESHESALLALLNLAVKDETNKIKIVEAGALEPIIAFLQSQSSTLQEYATAALLTLSASAVNKPVIGASGAIPLLVEILRHGSPQAKVDSVMALSNLSTHPSNLSIILEAKPIPSIVTLLKPCKKSSKTAERCCALIESLVGFDEGRTALTSEEGGVLAVIEVLENGSLQSREHAVSTLLTMCQSDRCRYREAILKDGVIPGLLELTVQGTPKSQTKAHTLLRLLRESPYPRSELEADTLENIVCNIISQIDSDDQSSKAKKILADMVQVSMEQSLRHLQQRALVCTSTDLPISTCTSEVSLK from the exons ATGGATTCCCGCTCATCATCCGACGGTCGGAGTTCGACTCCGGACTCACTCTCTCCCACCTTCTCCTCATCCTCAGCCGTCCATCGCGCTCTGGAACTCATCCAATCCGACGACCAGGATTCCAAGCTCCAGGGCGCCCAGGAAATCCGGCGCCTCACCAAGACCTCGCAGCGGTGTCGGCGCCAGCTCTCCGACTCGGTGGGCCCACTCGTGTGCATGCTCCGCCTTCGTGACTCGCCCGAGTCCCACGAGTCGGCCCTACTCGCCCTCCTCAACCTCGCCGTCAAGGATGAGAC GAACAAAATTAAGATAGTGGAAGCTGGCGCTTTAGAGCCAATAATTGCTTTCCTTCAGTCACAAAGTTCCACCCTGCAGGAGTATGCAACTGCAGCTCTACTCACTCTATCAGCTTCTGCCGTCAACAAGCCAGTTATTGGTGCTTCCGGTGCCATTCCTCTTCTCGTCGAAATCCTTAGACATGGCAGCCCACAAGCTAAAGTTGACTCAGTAATGGCGCTTTCCAATCTCTCAACACACCCTTCTAATCTTAGCATCATTCTTGAAGCAAAACCAATTCCGTCCATAGTTACTTTGTTAAAGCCCTGCAAGAAATCTTCAAAAACAGCTGAGAGATGCTGTGCTCTGATAGAATCTCTGGTGGGATTCGACGAGGGAAGAACTGCCCTCACGTCTGAAGAAGGCGGAGTGCTTGCAGTGATTGAGGTGCTTGAAAATGGATCGCTCCAAAGTAGGGAGCACGCTGTAAGTACTCTACTAACAATGTGTCAAAGTGACAGGTGCAGATATAGAGAAGCGATTCTTAAAGACGGGGTAATCCCTGGACTTCTCGAGCTCACAGTTCAAGGAACGCCTAAGTCTCAGACAAAAGCACATACGCTTTTGCGCTTATTGAGGGAGTCTCCATACCCGAGATCAGAGCTTGAAGCAGACACTCTGGAGAACATTGTATGCAACATCATCTCTCAAATTGACAGTGATGATCAGTCCAGTAAAGCGAAGAAAATTCTGGCCGATATGGTTCAAGTTAGCATGGAGCAAAGCTTGAGACATTTACAGCAAAGGGCTCTGGTATGCACATCGACTGATCTGCCTATCAGTACTTGCACCTCTGAAGTATCTTTGAAATGA